The Candidatus Neomarinimicrobiota bacterium genome includes a region encoding these proteins:
- a CDS encoding oligopeptide transporter, OPT family, whose product MNNSNTSLPEITLKAVILGILLSVILAGANAYLGLFAGMTVSASIPAAVISMGVLRMFRRSNILENNIVQTAASAGESLAAGVIFTIPALVLLGYWQTFDYVEVAKIAAIGGVIGVLFTVPLRRALIIVAKLKYPEGIATAEVLKAGEEAKSGQSEESVGGIKIIGIAGLVGGVMKLCQQGFAMWHAEVAGAAVLTASRAGKPMFSSIFGLGTDLSPALISVGYIVGRNIGIVVVAGGLISWAVAIPIYSAINGFEGDALESAWTIWNTKIRYLGVGAMVVGGVWSLIKLFKPLIIGLKTSLEAIRQRKSGANLSRQEMDLPINYVGVGLLVLLIPVFLLYLGIIESAGIAALLTVVMMIFGFLFSAVASYMAGVVGSSNNPISGVTIATILFSSLLLLALLGAGSPVGAAGAIMVGAVVCCAAAIGGDNMQDLKTGHIVGATPWKQQVMQIIGTLSAAVVLGLVLDILHTAYTIGSPALSAPQATLMKSVAEGVFTGSLPWTFVYIGAVIAVIIILIDIRQEKAGSDFRVPVLAVAVGIYLPITLTVPIFIGGMINHLGKKARASKGDNKKGLLLASGLITGEALMGILVAVPIFISNNKDWWPHFEGFELIGPVAFIAVVYWLYRSVSR is encoded by the coding sequence ATGAATAATTCCAACACATCCCTCCCCGAGATCACCCTGAAAGCAGTCATCCTCGGAATTTTACTTTCCGTGATCCTGGCCGGTGCTAACGCTTATCTGGGACTTTTCGCCGGTATGACCGTCTCCGCCTCCATTCCGGCAGCAGTGATATCCATGGGTGTGTTGCGCATGTTCCGCAGGTCAAACATCCTGGAGAACAACATCGTCCAGACAGCAGCCTCCGCCGGGGAATCGCTGGCTGCGGGAGTGATATTTACCATCCCGGCTTTGGTATTACTCGGCTATTGGCAGACATTTGATTATGTAGAAGTCGCCAAGATTGCGGCCATTGGCGGAGTCATCGGTGTGCTGTTCACCGTCCCGTTGAGAAGAGCTTTGATCATTGTTGCCAAGCTAAAATATCCGGAAGGAATCGCCACGGCTGAAGTGTTAAAGGCAGGTGAAGAAGCCAAATCAGGACAGAGTGAAGAGTCAGTCGGCGGAATTAAAATAATCGGAATCGCTGGACTTGTAGGCGGTGTCATGAAGCTGTGTCAACAAGGTTTTGCCATGTGGCATGCGGAAGTGGCCGGAGCAGCAGTATTGACTGCCTCACGAGCAGGGAAGCCCATGTTCAGCTCAATTTTTGGACTCGGTACAGACCTCTCTCCTGCTCTGATATCGGTGGGCTACATCGTCGGTAGAAATATCGGAATTGTAGTCGTGGCCGGCGGGTTGATTTCCTGGGCTGTAGCAATTCCAATCTACTCCGCAATTAATGGATTCGAAGGTGACGCTTTAGAATCAGCTTGGACTATCTGGAATACCAAAATTCGATATCTGGGCGTAGGCGCAATGGTCGTAGGCGGAGTCTGGTCGCTCATCAAATTATTTAAACCGCTCATTATCGGTCTTAAGACAAGCTTGGAAGCGATCCGCCAGCGGAAATCCGGTGCTAATCTTTCTCGCCAAGAGATGGACTTGCCAATCAATTATGTGGGAGTGGGACTGCTGGTTCTGCTGATCCCGGTGTTCCTGCTTTATCTCGGAATCATAGAGTCCGCCGGCATTGCAGCTCTTTTGACAGTGGTTATGATGATCTTCGGATTTCTTTTCTCTGCTGTCGCTTCCTACATGGCGGGAGTAGTAGGTTCTTCCAACAATCCCATCTCCGGCGTTACAATCGCCACAATACTCTTTTCTTCGCTCCTGCTTTTAGCGCTTCTCGGAGCAGGTTCCCCTGTGGGTGCCGCCGGTGCAATCATGGTAGGAGCAGTTGTCTGCTGCGCGGCAGCTATCGGCGGTGATAATATGCAGGATCTGAAAACCGGTCACATTGTCGGTGCGACACCGTGGAAACAACAGGTCATGCAGATCATAGGTACGCTCAGTGCCGCAGTCGTACTGGGATTGGTCTTAGATATTCTGCATACGGCTTATACGATTGGATCTCCCGCACTCTCAGCACCTCAAGCCACCTTGATGAAATCCGTGGCGGAAGGCGTTTTTACTGGCAGTCTGCCCTGGACGTTCGTTTACATTGGCGCAGTCATTGCTGTTATCATCATCCTGATTGATATTCGGCAGGAAAAAGCAGGTTCCGATTTTCGAGTGCCGGTATTGGCCGTGGCAGTAGGAATCTATCTTCCCATTACATTAACGGTACCTATCTTCATTGGCGGAATGATAAATCACCTAGGCAAAAAAGCAAGAGCCTCTAAAGGTGACAATAAAAAAGGACTGCTTTTGGCTTCAGGACTGATAACCGGAGAAGCTCTCATGGGAATTC